The Candidatus Angelobacter sp. genomic interval ACTTCATTCGCCCAGTCGATGCTCTTTTGCTGGGTTTTGCGCAGCTCCGCCATGGTGAAATGAGAGCTCTCGGATTTCATGCCGTGATCGGCGAGGATGCGCGCGACTTCTTTTCCATTCGCGAGCGAGGAAAATTCAGTGCCGTAACCAATCGGGCAACAAAGCTCGAGCCGGGTGACGCCGATGCCGGCCATCATCTTCACGTAAGCCGGAAAATCCTTGATCATCGAACGCGTCGGCCAGACCTGGCTGCCAATGGGCAAGCCCAGCGGAGTGGCTGAAAGGTTTGAGACGCCGGCGGCCAGAAAACCAACCGCGCTCGAAGTAATCAACGTCTTTTCCATAAATGCTCGTCTTGAGATGGGAGTCATACTGATTTACTGGCCGTTAATTGTGTCATGGCGACCGGCGAGGGACTTGTCTTGCCCGGTCAGTGGAAAGCGGTTCAATCGAATTTGACATCAGATCAGATCTCCCACCCGGGACGGTATTCGCGCGTGAGGAATTTGTCCGCCGCGGGAAGGTTGGTGATTTTGGCACTGGCGGAATCAAAAAGCAGTCTCTTGCCGCCGAGTCGAAGAGAGATGGCAGCAAGGTTCATCGAGTCGGAGATTGGGCCGGCCAATTGAAAATCGCCGTAGCTGGCAGGGCCTCCTTTGAAGGACGCGATCCAGGCAGCATTGCGATCCTGACGGGCGTTGGCTCCGCGCTCGGTCGGGCTTGGTTCGGGAAGGCGGCTCTCCGCCAAAAAGGAGCGCATCTTTGCTTCGGGAATCAATCGCGAGTTTTCGGCGCGGAAACCGCCGAGGATTTTACCCTTGTCGCCAATAAACATCATTCCTTCCTCGGCGAGTTCCTTGTTCTCGGCCATGAGCTCCTCCGGCACGAGTGGTTTGATGCCACCGTCATACCAAAAGATGTCCAGGGCCGGCCGATCGCCTTTGGCCGCGAACCTGAGTCGAATCGTGCATGCCGCCGGGAAAGAAAAGTCGTTTTTGATTCGCTGGCAGATGTGGTCGGAAACGCGGCAGACATGGCTCGGGGAGGATTCGACGCTGATCGGCGAATCCAAATCGAGGAGTTGAAAAATGGGCCAGAGGCTGTAGTGCCCCATGTCGGCGATCGACCCGCCCCCGAACTCATACCAGCCGCGGAAATTGGTGTGCGTGTAGTCGGGATGATACGGGCGGTCCAGTGATGGACCCAGCCAGAGGTTCCAGTCGAAACCGGCGGGCACCGGAGGGGTTTCGGTCGGGAGCGTTGGGAATTGGGGCCACATTGGGCGCATGGACCAG includes:
- a CDS encoding Gfo/Idh/MocA family oxidoreductase, with the translated sequence MNPPQKRFSLNRAGSKSKSASVSVSRRRFIAVSSVAAGAFAIVPRHVLGGPGFVPPSEKITLACVGFGTQAIREIGGILASPEVQVVAMCDVEKDGTHYLEWSKNEVRATIRRLIENPAWREGSDHTPGGRDVGKEVVEAYYARQRGKEQFRGCATYTDFRELLEKEKDVTAVKIMTPDHTHGVISIAALKKGKNVIVHKPLANRLLEARAVIEKARAGKIATHFMPASEGAAQKQAVDMIKKGAIGPLREIHNWSMRPMWPQFPTLPTETPPVPAGFDWNLWLGPSLDRPYHPDYTHTNFRGWYEFGGGSIADMGHYSLWPIFQLLDLDSPISVESSPSHVCRVSDHICQRIKNDFSFPAACTIRLRFAAKGDRPALDIFWYDGGIKPLVPEELMAENKELAEEGMMFIGDKGKILGGFRAENSRLIPEAKMRSFLAESRLPEPSPTERGANARQDRNAAWIASFKGGPASYGDFQLAGPISDSMNLAAISLRLGGKRLLFDSASAKITNLPAADKFLTREYRPGWEI